One Microbacterium sp. No. 7 genomic window carries:
- a CDS encoding MaoC family dehydratase, whose translation MVSKRVLEGVRGLRSVVGEELGVSDWLLVDQEMIGSFARTTGDEQWIHTDVERAAAGPFGSTVAHGFLMLSLIPVLANSVYEVTGFSARVNYGVDKVRYPRPLLSGERVRDRVTVLSVDELPAGVRVAFQHRVEVEDGERPVCFAQTLTLFTP comes from the coding sequence GTGGTCTCGAAACGGGTGCTCGAGGGTGTGCGGGGACTGAGATCGGTCGTCGGTGAGGAGCTCGGCGTCAGCGACTGGCTGCTGGTCGACCAGGAGATGATCGGTTCCTTCGCACGCACGACGGGTGATGAGCAATGGATCCACACGGACGTCGAGCGGGCCGCGGCAGGGCCGTTCGGCTCCACCGTGGCCCACGGGTTCCTCATGCTGTCGTTGATCCCCGTGCTCGCGAACAGCGTCTACGAGGTGACGGGCTTCTCCGCGCGCGTCAACTACGGCGTCGACAAGGTGCGATACCCGCGGCCGCTGCTCTCCGGCGAGCGGGTGCGCGATCGCGTGACGGTTCTGAGCGTCGACGAGCTCCCGGCGGGCGTCAGGGTCGCCTTCCAGCATCGTGTCGAGGTGGAGGACGGTGAGCGGCCGGTCTGCTTCGCCCAGACTCTCACGTTGTTCACGCCGTGA